A single Rubrivivax gelatinosus IL144 DNA region contains:
- the coxB gene encoding cytochrome c oxidase subunit II produces MESSDLNDIQASANETAEGFTARPRLAQALAAVLLLSAGAARAVEDLAGGPGVRQLNLQPAATRIAMEQYSLHNVVMVICLVIFVGVFGVMFWSILKHRKSLGHKAANFHESVTVEIAWTVVPFLIIILMGALATRTVVAMKDTTNADLTIKATGYQWKWGYDYLQGEGEGIAFLSTLDVRQRQMSDAGRPEGNDYLLRVDNPLVVPVQRKVRIVTTANDVIHAWGVPALGVKQDAIPGFVRDTWFRAERTGDFYGQCVELCGKEHAYMPIHVKVLGAADYAAWVQAKKREMAAAADDPTRIWTLDELVARGQQVYASTCAACHRPDGKGGGPVKPLDGSAIVRDDPARQIDIVLHGAANGAMPSWKALSDTEIAAVITFTKNAWSNQTGVLVQPAQVAQARP; encoded by the coding sequence ATGGAGTCCAGCGATTTGAACGACATCCAGGCGAGCGCGAACGAAACAGCAGAAGGATTTACCGCCCGGCCGCGCCTGGCGCAGGCGCTGGCCGCCGTGCTGCTGCTGTCGGCGGGGGCGGCCCGGGCCGTCGAGGACCTCGCCGGCGGCCCCGGCGTGCGCCAGCTCAACCTGCAGCCCGCGGCCACCCGCATCGCGATGGAGCAGTACTCGCTGCACAACGTCGTGATGGTCATCTGCCTGGTGATCTTCGTCGGCGTCTTCGGGGTGATGTTCTGGTCCATCCTGAAGCACCGCAAGTCGCTGGGCCACAAGGCGGCCAACTTCCACGAGAGCGTCACGGTCGAGATCGCGTGGACCGTCGTGCCCTTCCTGATCATCATCCTGATGGGCGCGCTGGCCACGCGCACCGTCGTGGCGATGAAGGACACGACCAACGCCGACCTGACGATCAAGGCCACCGGCTACCAGTGGAAGTGGGGCTACGACTACCTGCAGGGTGAAGGCGAGGGCATCGCCTTCCTGTCGACGCTGGACGTTCGCCAGCGCCAGATGTCCGACGCCGGCCGGCCCGAGGGCAACGACTACCTGCTGCGCGTCGACAACCCGCTGGTCGTGCCGGTGCAGCGCAAGGTGCGCATCGTCACGACGGCCAACGACGTGATCCACGCCTGGGGCGTGCCGGCGCTGGGCGTCAAGCAGGACGCGATCCCCGGCTTCGTGCGCGACACCTGGTTCCGCGCCGAGCGCACCGGCGACTTCTACGGCCAGTGCGTCGAGCTCTGCGGCAAGGAGCACGCGTACATGCCGATCCACGTGAAGGTGCTCGGCGCCGCGGACTACGCCGCCTGGGTGCAGGCCAAGAAGCGCGAGATGGCCGCCGCGGCTGACGACCCGACCCGCATCTGGACGCTGGACGAACTCGTCGCGCGCGGCCAGCAGGTCTACGCCTCGACCTGCGCCGCTTGCCACCGCCCCGACGGCAAGGGCGGCGGGCCGGTCAAGCCGTTGGACGGCAGCGCCATCGTGCGCGACGACCCGGCGCGCCAGATCGACATCGTGCTGCACGGCGCGGCCAACGGCGCGATGCCGTCGTGGAAGGCGCTGTCGGACACCGAGATCGCCGCCGTCATCACCTTCACGAAGAACGCCTGGAGCAACCAGACCGGCGTGCTGGTGCAGCCCGCGCAGGTCGCGCAGGCCCGTCCTTGA
- a CDS encoding methyltransferase domain-containing protein, with protein sequence MPETDAAARSTRRPLDEAALARVLRRLRAADEPPWLHGEVARRMADRLVVIRKQPSRVLDWWAGTGASRSVLAAAYPSAEIVAVEAEATPAPAATPWWSPRRWSGARAPQVEAEAELAPGGAELVWANMMLHGVADPQATMARWHRALAVDGFLMFSTLGPGTMERLSALYAEQGWTAPFAPFVDMHDLGDMLVEAGFADPVMDQETITLTWPDAGAAIAELRTLGGNVDVSRHPGLRTPRWRRRLEAALAADAAPGGRPALAFEIVFGHAFRPPPRPRVAPQTAVPLDDLRSMVRAGRRAPG encoded by the coding sequence CCGACCGCTCGACGAGGCGGCGTTGGCTCGTGTGCTGCGCCGCCTGCGTGCCGCCGACGAGCCGCCCTGGCTGCACGGCGAGGTCGCGCGCCGCATGGCCGACCGCCTGGTGGTGATCCGCAAGCAGCCCTCGCGTGTGCTCGACTGGTGGGCCGGCACCGGCGCCAGCCGCAGCGTGCTGGCCGCGGCGTATCCGTCGGCCGAGATCGTCGCCGTCGAAGCCGAGGCGACGCCGGCACCGGCGGCGACACCGTGGTGGTCGCCGCGGCGCTGGAGCGGCGCGCGTGCGCCGCAGGTCGAGGCCGAGGCCGAACTCGCGCCGGGCGGCGCCGAGCTGGTCTGGGCGAACATGATGCTGCATGGCGTCGCCGACCCGCAGGCCACGATGGCGCGCTGGCACCGGGCGCTGGCGGTCGACGGCTTCCTGATGTTCTCGACGCTGGGCCCGGGCACCATGGAGCGGCTGAGCGCGCTCTACGCCGAGCAGGGTTGGACGGCGCCCTTCGCGCCTTTCGTCGACATGCACGACCTCGGCGACATGCTGGTCGAGGCCGGTTTCGCCGACCCGGTGATGGACCAGGAAACCATCACGCTGACATGGCCTGACGCGGGAGCGGCGATTGCCGAGCTGAGAACCCTGGGCGGCAACGTCGACGTGTCGCGTCACCCCGGGCTGCGGACGCCACGCTGGCGCCGGCGGCTCGAGGCGGCGCTCGCGGCCGACGCGGCTCCCGGCGGTCGCCCGGCACTCGCGTTCGAGATCGTCTTCGGACACGCCTTCCGGCCCCCGCCGCGGCCGCGTGTCGCACCGCAGACCGCGGTGCCGCTCGACGACCTGCGAAGCATGGTTCGCGCCGGCCGGAGAGCTCCCGGCTAG